CAGTTTTTACAAATCGCAATGAAGCATTTACCGGAAGCAAAGGCAATTTTAGATGATAATGGAATTGCACTTGATATGGAGAAGGCACAGCCGGTGTTAGAGTTGTTAATGAAAGTTATGAACGAGGCCTATGAGCTCGGGAAAGCAGATAAAGAATAAAAAGAATAAAAAGCATCTTTTTAAGATGGAAGAGAGGCCCGAACCGTGGATAGAAGCGGTCAGGGCCTTTTTTATTCTCGCCTGGGGGAAAACCAGAGATATGAAGAGGATAAAGGAAAAGTAGTGAGGAGAACTCTCTAGTTTAGAAGGAAAGCAGATGAAGAATAAAAAGCATCTTTTTAGATGGAAGAGAGGCCCGAACCGTGGATAGAAGCGGTCAGGGCCTTTTTTATTCTCGCCTGGGGGAAAACCAGAGATATGAAGAGGATAAAGGAAAAGTAGTGAGGAGAACTCTCTAGTTTAGAAGGAAAGCAGATAAAGAATAAAAAGCATCTTTTTAAGATGGAAGAGAGGCCCGAACCGTGGATAGAAGCGGTCAGGGCCTTTTTTATTCTTGCCTGGTGGAAAACCAGAGATATGAAGAGGATAAAGGAAAAGTAGTGAGGAGAACTCTCTAGTTTAGAAGGAAAGCAGATAAAGAATAAAAAAGCATCTTTTTAGATGAAAGAGAGGATCGAACTGTAAATAGAAGCGGTTTGAGTCTTTTTATATTTGAGAGGTATGTTTCCGTTTCTTTTAATGAAAAATAACGTGAATAATGCGTTAGCTTTCTGTTTTATGCGAAATATATTCTAGACAAAAATACATTTATGTTTTAAAATTAGTACCAAGTCATAATAATTGATATAAAACGGAGGGCTGCGATGTGAACGTGGGCATTTTAGGGATCGGAAGATATGTGCCAGAAAAAGTAGTCACAAATCACGATTTAGAGAAAATAATGGAAACATCCGATGAATGGATTCGTACGAGAACGGGAATTGCAGAAAGACGCATTGCCGATGATACAATAGATACTTCATATATGGCCGTAGAGGCTTCTAAAAAAGCACTTGAAGATGCAGGAATTAGCGGAGAGGATATCGATCTTATTTTAGTAGCAACAGTAACACCAGATCGTGCTTTTCCAGCAGTTGCTTGTGTAATTCAAGA
This DNA window, taken from Bacillus cereus ATCC 14579, encodes the following:
- a CDS encoding ComZ family protein encodes the protein MNEKSMQFLQIAMKHLPEAKAILDDNGIALDMEKAQPVLELLMKVMNEAYELGKADKE